One part of the Sphingopyxis sp. TUF1 genome encodes these proteins:
- the rplT gene encoding 50S ribosomal protein L20 translates to MSRIKRGVTTRAKHKRVLEQAKGYYGRRKNTIRIAKQAVEKAGQYAYRDRKVKKRSFRALWIQRINAAVRAEGLTYSQFMHGVKLAGIELDRKVMADLAMNEGGVFTAIIAQAKAALPKAA, encoded by the coding sequence ATGTCACGCATCAAACGCGGCGTCACAACGCGCGCCAAGCACAAGCGCGTATTGGAGCAGGCGAAGGGCTATTACGGCCGTCGCAAGAATACGATCCGCATCGCCAAGCAGGCCGTCGAAAAGGCCGGCCAATATGCTTACCGCGACCGCAAGGTGAAGAAGCGCAGCTTCCGCGCTCTGTGGATCCAGCGCATCAACGCCGCGGTCCGCGCCGAAGGCCTCACCTACTCGCAGTTCATGCACGGCGTGAAGCTGGCCGGTATCGAACTCGACCGCAAGGTCATGGCCGACCTCGCGATGAACGAAGGCGGTGTGTTCACCGCGATCATCGCGCAGGCGAAAGCGGCGCTGCCCAAGGCAGCCTGA
- a CDS encoding helix-turn-helix domain-containing protein, whose amino-acid sequence MPHRDASEPLPPGTQVTTRFFPPSDRLAPYVSAIYLTEVTLSGTARIEDYLHPEWANMRLIEGEAPRVAIGEEPLADAPRFIVTGPTSRASYFAAGAMRVWGIGILPVGWAKLMPIPADALADTYCDGRAHPAFSAFAPLADALPQIDDAEVAAASIDSHFCALLASAPPDDPGILAAHRALIDDEAASVADLSARLGLSERSVERLSRRAFGFTPKLLLRRQRFLRSLGRFMLDPSMAWIDTMDHHYYDQAQFTRDFQRFMGMSPRDYATRPKPIMGAAAVARAAAAGAPVQGLHRPAG is encoded by the coding sequence ATGCCGCACCGCGATGCATCCGAACCTCTCCCGCCGGGCACGCAGGTCACCACGCGTTTTTTCCCACCCTCGGATCGACTGGCGCCTTATGTCAGTGCCATCTATCTCACCGAGGTCACGCTGAGCGGTACCGCACGGATCGAAGATTATCTGCATCCCGAATGGGCCAATATGCGACTCATCGAAGGCGAGGCGCCGCGCGTCGCGATTGGCGAGGAGCCGCTGGCTGACGCGCCCCGCTTCATCGTGACCGGGCCGACAAGCCGCGCCAGCTATTTCGCTGCGGGAGCGATGCGCGTCTGGGGCATTGGTATCCTCCCTGTCGGCTGGGCAAAGCTGATGCCGATCCCCGCCGATGCGCTGGCCGATACCTATTGCGACGGCCGCGCGCACCCGGCCTTTTCGGCCTTCGCTCCGCTTGCCGATGCCTTGCCGCAGATCGACGATGCCGAGGTCGCAGCCGCCTCGATCGACTCCCATTTCTGCGCGCTGCTGGCGTCGGCGCCGCCGGACGATCCGGGCATTCTGGCGGCGCATCGCGCGTTGATCGACGACGAAGCGGCGAGCGTTGCCGATCTGTCGGCGCGGCTCGGCCTGTCCGAACGGTCGGTCGAGCGCCTGAGCCGGCGCGCCTTTGGCTTTACGCCCAAACTGCTGCTCCGCCGCCAGCGCTTCCTGCGCTCGCTGGGGCGCTTCATGCTCGACCCGTCGATGGCGTGGATCGACACGATGGATCATCATTATTACGATCAGGCGCAATTCACCCGGGATTTTCAGCGTTTCATGGGCATGAGTCCGCGCGATTATGCCACGCGTCCGAAGCCGATCATGGGCGCTGCCGCGGTCGCGCGCGCCGCGGCCGCGGGGGCGCCGGTCCAGGGGCTGCACCGGCCCGCCGGATAA
- the pheS gene encoding phenylalanine--tRNA ligase subunit alpha, translating to MKSDIEAIEAQLLRDIEAAADAGAVEAVRVAALGKAGSITALLKTLGGMSPDERQAKGPLIHALRESVTAALAARKAALDANELEARLAAEAVDMTLPADTAPRGSVHPVSQVMDELAEIFADMGFAVATGPEIEDDWHNFTALNIPETHPARAMHDTFYFPEVGEGAAQRMLLRTHTSPVQIRTMMEKAPPIRIIAPGRVYRSDSDATHTPMFHQVEGLVIDRGIHMGHLKWTLETFLKAYFERDDIVLRLRPSYFPFTEPSAEVDVGYKQEKGRRIVGGNGDDAGHAWMELLGSGMVNRRVIANCGLDPDEWQGFAFGVGVDRLAMLKYGMDDLRAFFDGDLRWLAHYGFSALSVPTLSGGISA from the coding sequence ATGAAGAGCGATATCGAGGCCATCGAAGCGCAGCTGTTGCGCGACATCGAAGCTGCGGCCGATGCCGGAGCGGTCGAGGCCGTGCGCGTCGCAGCGCTCGGCAAGGCGGGCAGCATCACCGCGCTCCTGAAGACGCTGGGCGGCATGAGCCCCGATGAGCGGCAGGCGAAAGGTCCCCTCATCCACGCGCTGCGCGAAAGCGTGACCGCGGCGCTCGCAGCGCGCAAGGCGGCGCTCGACGCCAACGAGCTCGAGGCGCGGCTGGCGGCCGAAGCGGTCGACATGACGCTGCCCGCCGACACGGCGCCGCGCGGCAGCGTGCATCCGGTTTCGCAGGTGATGGACGAACTCGCCGAAATCTTCGCCGACATGGGCTTCGCGGTGGCGACGGGGCCCGAGATCGAGGATGACTGGCACAATTTCACCGCGCTCAACATTCCCGAGACGCATCCGGCGCGGGCGATGCATGATACATTTTATTTTCCGGAAGTTGGCGAAGGTGCCGCGCAGCGGATGTTGCTGCGCACGCATACGTCGCCGGTGCAGATCCGCACGATGATGGAAAAAGCGCCGCCGATCAGGATCATAGCCCCCGGCCGCGTCTATCGCAGCGACAGCGACGCGACGCATACGCCGATGTTTCATCAGGTCGAAGGTCTCGTCATCGACCGCGGCATCCATATGGGGCACCTGAAGTGGACGCTCGAGACCTTCCTGAAGGCCTATTTCGAGCGCGACGACATCGTGCTCCGCCTGCGTCCGAGCTATTTCCCCTTCACCGAACCCTCGGCCGAGGTCGATGTCGGCTATAAGCAGGAGAAAGGCCGCCGCATCGTTGGCGGCAACGGCGACGACGCGGGTCATGCGTGGATGGAGCTGCTCGGCAGCGGGATGGTCAATCGCCGGGTGATCGCCAATTGCGGGCTCGATCCCGACGAGTGGCAGGGCTTTGCCTTCGGGGTCGGGGTCGATCGGCTCGCGATGCTCAAATATGGCATGGATGACCTCCGCGCCTTCTTCGATGGCGACCTGCGCTGGCTGGCGCATTATGGATTCAGCGCGCTGAGTGTGCCGACGCTGAGCGGGGGGATTTCGGCATGA
- the pheT gene encoding phenylalanine--tRNA ligase subunit beta, whose protein sequence is MKITLDWLREHLDGEFTVDDVVATLNRIGHEVEGVENPADKLAGFRVAKVLTAEKHPQADKLQVLTVDSGDGKAPLTVVCGAPNARAGLVGVLGLPGAVVPANGMELKVAAVRGVESNGMMCSSRELELGDDHDGIIELPADAPVGTPFADYSGAGDPVIDISITPNRQDCMGVRGLARDLAAAGLGTLKPLDVPTIIGEGAPATEIRTDDPEGCPAFYGRTISGVANGTAPEWMRRRLEAVGQRSISALVDISNYVMFDLGRPSHIYDRAKLTGPLVARRAKAGETVTALNGKDYTLTDTMTVIADERGVHDIAGIMGGEHSGCSETTSDVLIEVAYFTPERIALTGQALGLASDARSRFERGVDPAFLDDATAIVTAHVLAICGGTPSAVTRAGTPPAEVKTVDYDPTLSATLGGIAIAPERQQHILTALGFTVIEQGGRWQVAVPSWRRDIDGAPDLVEEVTRITGFDAIASVPLPRSDGVAKPTATPEQMLERRMRRAAAAAGFHEAVTWSFISEPEAAPFGGGDWSLANPISEDLKVMRPSLLPGLLAAAARNQNRGADSIRLFEIGRRYLSDAEHPTLAVLMAGDKNMRGWQAGKAAPFDAFDAKAAALALLEAAGAPADRLQVMEAVSEGQIWHPGQSATLRLGPKAVLAEFGALHPALTRHFDVGGPAMAVQIFLDAIPAKRASGPARAAFAPPALQSVRRDFAFLAPTSLTAADLVRAIRGADKANIVGARLFDRFTGQGVPEGQVSLAVEVELQPVEKSFTDAELKAIADKVVAAAAKVGAVLRG, encoded by the coding sequence ATGAAGATCACCCTCGACTGGCTCCGCGAGCATCTGGACGGAGAATTCACCGTTGACGATGTGGTCGCCACACTCAACCGCATCGGCCACGAGGTCGAAGGCGTCGAGAATCCCGCCGACAAGCTCGCGGGCTTCCGCGTTGCCAAGGTGCTGACCGCCGAGAAACACCCGCAGGCCGATAAATTGCAGGTGCTGACCGTCGATAGCGGTGACGGCAAAGCGCCGCTGACCGTCGTGTGCGGCGCGCCCAATGCGCGCGCGGGGCTGGTCGGCGTGCTCGGCCTGCCCGGCGCGGTGGTGCCCGCGAACGGCATGGAGTTGAAGGTCGCCGCGGTGCGCGGGGTCGAATCGAACGGCATGATGTGCTCCTCGCGCGAACTGGAGCTGGGCGACGACCATGACGGGATCATCGAGCTTCCCGCCGATGCGCCGGTGGGCACCCCCTTTGCCGATTACAGCGGCGCGGGCGACCCGGTGATCGACATTTCGATCACCCCCAACCGGCAGGATTGCATGGGCGTGCGTGGGCTAGCGCGCGACCTAGCGGCCGCGGGGCTCGGCACGCTGAAACCGCTCGACGTGCCGACGATCATCGGCGAGGGTGCGCCCGCGACCGAAATCCGTACCGACGATCCCGAAGGCTGTCCCGCCTTTTACGGCCGTACGATAAGCGGCGTCGCCAACGGCACCGCGCCCGAATGGATGCGCCGCCGGCTGGAAGCGGTCGGGCAGCGCTCGATCTCGGCGCTCGTCGACATCAGCAATTATGTGATGTTCGACCTCGGCCGCCCCAGCCATATTTATGACCGCGCGAAACTGACCGGGCCACTCGTCGCGCGCCGCGCAAAGGCGGGCGAGACGGTCACCGCATTGAACGGCAAGGATTACACGCTCACCGACACGATGACGGTGATCGCCGACGAGCGCGGCGTCCACGACATCGCGGGCATCATGGGCGGCGAGCATAGCGGGTGCAGCGAGACGACGAGCGACGTGCTGATCGAAGTCGCCTATTTCACCCCCGAGCGCATCGCGCTGACCGGACAGGCGCTGGGCCTGGCCAGCGATGCGCGCAGCCGTTTCGAGCGCGGGGTCGATCCGGCGTTCCTCGACGACGCGACCGCGATCGTCACCGCGCATGTGCTCGCGATCTGCGGCGGTACGCCGTCGGCGGTCACGCGCGCCGGGACGCCGCCCGCCGAGGTGAAGACGGTCGATTACGACCCCACGCTGTCGGCGACGCTGGGCGGCATCGCCATTGCGCCCGAGCGGCAGCAGCACATCCTGACCGCGCTGGGCTTCACCGTCATCGAACAGGGCGGCCGCTGGCAGGTCGCGGTGCCGAGCTGGCGCCGCGACATCGACGGCGCCCCCGATCTGGTCGAGGAAGTCACGCGCATCACCGGTTTCGATGCGATCGCGTCGGTGCCGCTGCCGCGCAGCGATGGCGTGGCGAAGCCCACCGCGACCCCCGAACAGATGCTCGAACGCCGTATGCGCCGCGCCGCGGCGGCGGCGGGTTTTCACGAAGCGGTGACGTGGAGCTTCATTTCCGAGCCGGAAGCCGCGCCCTTCGGCGGCGGCGACTGGTCGCTCGCGAACCCGATCAGCGAAGATCTGAAGGTCATGCGCCCCTCACTGCTCCCCGGCCTGCTCGCCGCGGCGGCGCGCAACCAGAACCGCGGCGCTGACAGCATCCGCCTGTTCGAAATCGGCCGCCGCTACCTGTCCGATGCCGAGCATCCGACGCTGGCGGTGCTGATGGCGGGCGACAAGAACATGCGCGGATGGCAGGCGGGCAAGGCCGCGCCCTTCGATGCGTTCGATGCCAAGGCCGCGGCGCTGGCCTTGCTTGAAGCTGCGGGCGCGCCCGCCGACCGCTTGCAGGTGATGGAGGCGGTGAGCGAGGGCCAGATCTGGCACCCCGGCCAGTCGGCGACGCTGCGGCTCGGCCCCAAGGCGGTGCTCGCCGAATTTGGCGCGCTCCACCCCGCGCTGACGCGCCATTTCGACGTCGGCGGCCCGGCGATGGCGGTGCAGATCTTCCTCGATGCGATTCCCGCGAAGCGCGCGAGCGGCCCCGCACGCGCAGCGTTCGCGCCCCCCGCGCTGCAATCGGTGCGCCGCGACTTCGCCTTCCTCGCCCCGACGAGCCTGACCGCCGCCGACCTGGTCCGCGCGATCCGCGGCGCCGACAAGGCGAACATCGTCGGCGCCCGCCTGTTCGACCGCTTCACCGGCCAGGGCGTGCCCGAGGGTCAGGTGAGCCTGGCAGTCGAGGTCGAATTGCAGCCGGTGGAGAAAAGCTTCACCGACGCCGAGCTGAAGGCGATCGCCGACAAGGTGGTCGCGGCAGCGGCGAAGGTGGGGGCGGTGCTGCGGGGGTAG
- a CDS encoding DUF1272 domain-containing protein: MTSEAAFPEWLVQGGKMALELRPNCEYCDRNLPIDALDARICTYECTFCADCVDNILFNVCPNCGGGFVPRPIRPANEWRPGVLRVHQPPSTQRRRVSYDAANIRAHSLRLRDIPPEQR, translated from the coding sequence GTGACGAGCGAAGCCGCGTTTCCCGAATGGCTGGTTCAGGGAGGAAAAATGGCGCTCGAGCTTCGCCCGAATTGCGAATATTGCGATCGCAATTTGCCGATTGATGCGTTGGACGCACGCATTTGCACCTATGAGTGCACATTTTGCGCCGATTGCGTCGACAACATCCTGTTCAATGTCTGCCCGAATTGCGGCGGCGGATTCGTGCCGCGACCGATTCGCCCCGCGAACGAATGGCGCCCCGGCGTATTGCGCGTCCACCAGCCGCCATCGACGCAGCGCCGCCGGGTGAGCTATGACGCCGCGAATATTCGCGCGCATTCGCTCCGCTTGCGCGACATCCCGCCCGAGCAGCGCTGA
- a CDS encoding DUF433 domain-containing protein — protein sequence MEDENVIGAFSEEQASRISGVSIYQLRQWDKEGFFPATFGAGRQHIPFGRLYSFRDVVSLQVLNDLRNDKKIPLGHLREVSAKLSHFGDRKWSGTTLYVLGKRVVLEDPTTKKREDVVSGQKVFNIPLRVVIKNTRNRIKELNNRNDDIGQFTRGKFVAHNELVFSGTRIPVSMVIEFHKAGYSITKILREFPDLTETDIEAAIRSHESCKAA from the coding sequence ATGGAAGACGAAAACGTCATTGGCGCTTTCAGCGAGGAGCAAGCCTCTCGCATTTCCGGTGTGTCGATCTATCAACTCCGTCAATGGGATAAAGAAGGGTTTTTCCCAGCTACATTCGGGGCAGGAAGGCAACATATTCCGTTTGGCCGCCTCTACTCTTTCCGGGATGTCGTATCGCTCCAAGTTCTCAACGACTTACGGAATGACAAGAAAATTCCCCTCGGCCATTTGCGAGAAGTCTCGGCAAAACTGAGCCACTTCGGTGATAGAAAGTGGAGCGGAACAACTCTGTACGTTCTTGGTAAGCGAGTCGTGCTAGAGGACCCCACAACCAAAAAACGTGAGGATGTCGTTTCTGGTCAGAAAGTCTTTAACATTCCTCTTCGGGTGGTAATAAAGAACACTCGGAATCGTATAAAAGAACTCAACAATCGTAACGATGATATTGGACAGTTCACTCGAGGAAAGTTTGTCGCCCATAACGAATTGGTTTTCAGCGGCACGAGGATTCCAGTCTCAATGGTGATAGAGTTTCATAAGGCAGGATATTCGATAACCAAAATTCTCCGAGAATTTCCTGACCTCACCGAAACTGACATTGAAGCGGCGATCCGATCCCATGAAAGTTGCAAAGCTGCGTAA
- a CDS encoding DUF5615 family PIN-like protein, with protein MVAARPKLRFFLDQNVPDSICRYLRGRGHSVLLLRHHIPDDSPDPVVGMTALKARRILVTCDRDFNAQRFRQDRFAELSRISLCGPGPTLLSAIKEHIEVLEFQMPRFPAGGRMVAQIQTGIIRFRTN; from the coding sequence ATGGTCGCTGCACGGCCAAAGCTCCGATTCTTTCTGGATCAGAACGTGCCCGATTCCATCTGTCGATATTTACGCGGACGCGGCCACAGCGTTCTTCTTCTTCGCCACCATATACCCGACGATTCACCTGATCCTGTGGTCGGCATGACCGCGCTCAAAGCCCGGCGCATCCTAGTGACTTGTGATCGTGATTTTAATGCTCAACGCTTTCGGCAAGACCGCTTCGCTGAACTGAGCAGGATATCTCTTTGCGGCCCTGGACCGACGCTGTTGTCCGCGATCAAAGAGCACATAGAAGTTCTTGAATTTCAGATGCCGCGTTTTCCTGCCGGTGGTCGAATGGTAGCGCAGATTCAAACTGGCATTATCCGCTTCCGGACAAACTGA
- a CDS encoding antitoxin Xre/MbcA/ParS toxin-binding domain-containing protein, with protein MSTAVTRILDDLKTYGGLQGKDIANIVDVSTATVSRWLRGNATPTLHTQTIIADLRYVVDRLSDFYTADEARLWLHSRHPLLNNERAIDLINADRTEEVLAVIERLDAGAFI; from the coding sequence ATGTCAACCGCTGTCACCCGCATTCTCGATGACCTGAAGACCTATGGCGGGCTTCAGGGCAAGGATATTGCCAATATAGTCGATGTCTCGACCGCGACGGTGTCGCGCTGGTTGCGGGGCAATGCGACACCGACGCTGCATACGCAGACGATCATCGCCGATTTGCGCTATGTCGTCGATCGCCTGTCCGATTTCTATACCGCCGATGAGGCGCGGCTGTGGCTGCATTCGCGCCACCCCTTGCTGAACAACGAACGCGCGATCGACCTGATCAACGCCGACCGGACCGAGGAGGTGCTGGCGGTGATCGAGCGGCTCGACGCCGGGGCGTTTATCTAA
- a CDS encoding RES family NAD+ phosphorylase, which produces MSERRARDHELLDLIDSHDGISFEGDVWRIVRAERDVLQGYPAGARWDPGTFDVLYTSLAREGALAEIHFHLSRQPVFPSKLRSVLHRLSVRTTRTLKIADLEALEGLGVSRETYASLTYDRCQEIGDAAQFLGFDGILAPSARWACQNLVLFVDRFDPDDLQLVESEPVDWQVWRETQRKER; this is translated from the coding sequence TTGAGCGAACGGCGCGCCCGCGATCATGAGCTGCTCGACCTGATCGACAGCCACGACGGCATATCGTTCGAGGGCGATGTCTGGCGGATCGTGCGTGCGGAGCGCGACGTGTTGCAGGGCTATCCGGCCGGGGCGCGCTGGGACCCCGGCACGTTCGACGTGCTGTACACGTCGCTGGCGCGCGAGGGCGCGCTGGCCGAAATCCATTTCCACCTGAGCCGCCAGCCGGTGTTTCCGTCCAAGCTGCGTTCGGTGCTGCACCGGCTGTCGGTGCGCACGACGCGAACGCTGAAGATTGCCGATCTGGAGGCGCTGGAGGGGCTGGGCGTCAGCCGCGAAACCTATGCCAGCCTGACCTATGACCGGTGCCAGGAAATCGGCGACGCGGCGCAATTTCTGGGCTTTGATGGGATATTGGCACCGAGCGCACGCTGGGCGTGCCAGAATCTGGTGCTGTTCGTCGATCGCTTCGATCCGGACGATTTGCAGCTGGTCGAGAGCGAACCGGTTGACTGGCAGGTCTGGCGCGAGACGCAGCGCAAGGAGCGCTAA
- a CDS encoding [protein-PII] uridylyltransferase yields MSDIFDKLEARRAIIDRRALAGQLDAIAAETQDSAARRRAMVALVKAALDDGRAEIERRLLANPSSGRVAAQATAFLIDQIVRLSHDFTVQHLYPANNRSAGERITLIAVGGYGRGEMAPHSDIDIGFLTPFKQTSWTEQVIEAQLYTLWDLGLKVGHSSRSLDEMVRAAKDDLTIRTALLEGRFIWGDRDLYDQAAARFDAEVVAGNARAFVADKLAERDERHKRMGDSRYVVEPNVKEGKGGLRDLHTLFWIGKFIHRVRTVPELVDAGLLSARELKQFARAENFLLAVRCHLHVLAGRAEDRLTFDFQREIAARMKFADRPGKSAVERFMQLYFLHAKSVGDLTGTFLAHLDDQMAARGRRFLPAIRRRPGRLNGFVLDRGRLALPADDFFEADPVRLIEIFALADKHGLEIHPQAMRQARHDAKLIETHRVRRNARANALFLDVLTSPRDPETVLRWMNEAGVFGRFVPDFGRVVAQMQFDMYHHYTVDEHTIRAIGLLSDIEQGRLKEDHPLSTAIMDQIHSRRVVYVAVLLHDIAKGRGGDHSVLGAELALRVCPRLGLSDAETETVSWLVRYHLLMSATAFKRDLADFKTILDFAQVVQSPERLRLLLVLTVVDIRAVGPGVWNSWKRQLLTELFDAAEEVLRLGHKQKGREQRIASKKEAVAAQFGFDQKTFDKVAKRLPESYWIAEPVEVIAANLVHIRQAGDAPLHIAAVPDDDRGATLVMVLAADHPGLFYRIAGGIHLAGGNIIDARIHTTRDGLALDNFLVQDPIGRPFAETGQIARLIRAIEDALANRHKLLPKLEARALPRTRAEAFRVAPNVFVDNKASNRFTVIEVNAQDRPALLNQLAYALFQSKVTVHSAHVATYGERAVDTFYVTDLIGDKIDSAARVKSLEKRLLEAATSASEEAVAA; encoded by the coding sequence ATGAGCGACATTTTCGACAAGCTCGAGGCGCGCCGCGCGATCATCGATCGCCGCGCGCTTGCGGGCCAGCTCGACGCGATCGCCGCCGAGACGCAGGATTCCGCCGCGCGCCGCCGCGCGATGGTCGCGCTGGTCAAGGCGGCGCTCGACGACGGGCGCGCCGAGATCGAACGGCGGCTGCTCGCAAACCCCTCGTCCGGCCGCGTCGCGGCGCAGGCGACCGCCTTCCTGATCGACCAGATCGTCCGCCTCAGCCACGATTTCACCGTCCAGCATCTTTACCCGGCGAACAACCGTTCGGCGGGCGAGCGTATCACCTTGATCGCGGTCGGCGGCTATGGCCGCGGCGAAATGGCGCCGCACAGCGACATCGACATCGGCTTTTTGACCCCGTTCAAGCAGACAAGCTGGACCGAACAGGTGATCGAGGCGCAGCTCTATACGCTCTGGGATCTGGGGCTGAAGGTCGGCCATTCGTCGCGTTCGCTCGACGAGATGGTGCGCGCGGCAAAGGACGATCTCACCATCCGCACCGCGCTGCTCGAAGGGCGCTTCATCTGGGGCGACCGCGACCTGTACGACCAGGCGGCGGCGCGCTTCGATGCCGAAGTCGTCGCGGGCAATGCGCGCGCCTTCGTCGCCGACAAGCTCGCCGAGCGCGACGAGCGCCACAAAAGGATGGGCGATTCGCGCTACGTCGTCGAACCCAATGTGAAGGAAGGGAAGGGCGGCCTGCGCGACCTGCACACGCTCTTCTGGATCGGCAAGTTCATCCACCGCGTGCGCACGGTGCCCGAGCTGGTCGATGCCGGGCTGCTGTCGGCGCGCGAGCTCAAGCAGTTCGCGCGCGCCGAAAATTTCCTGCTCGCGGTGCGCTGCCACCTCCATGTCCTCGCGGGCCGCGCCGAGGACCGGCTGACCTTCGATTTCCAGCGCGAGATCGCTGCGCGCATGAAATTCGCCGACCGCCCCGGCAAAAGCGCGGTCGAACGCTTCATGCAGCTTTATTTCCTCCATGCGAAAAGCGTCGGCGATTTGACCGGCACTTTCCTCGCGCATCTCGACGATCAGATGGCGGCGCGCGGGCGGCGTTTCCTGCCCGCGATCCGGCGGCGGCCGGGCAGGCTGAACGGCTTCGTCCTCGACCGCGGCCGCCTCGCGCTCCCCGCGGATGATTTTTTTGAGGCCGATCCGGTGCGGCTGATCGAGATTTTCGCGCTCGCCGACAAGCACGGCCTCGAAATCCATCCGCAGGCGATGCGCCAGGCGCGCCACGACGCCAAGCTGATCGAAACGCACCGCGTGCGCCGAAATGCCCGCGCCAACGCGCTGTTCCTCGACGTGCTGACGTCCCCGCGCGACCCCGAAACGGTGCTGCGCTGGATGAACGAAGCGGGAGTGTTCGGCCGCTTCGTGCCCGATTTTGGCCGCGTCGTCGCGCAGATGCAGTTCGACATGTATCATCACTATACCGTCGACGAGCACACGATCCGCGCCATTGGGCTGCTGTCCGACATTGAGCAGGGGCGGCTCAAGGAGGATCATCCGCTCTCGACCGCTATCATGGACCAGATCCATTCGCGGCGCGTCGTCTATGTCGCCGTCCTCCTCCACGACATCGCCAAGGGGCGTGGCGGCGACCATAGCGTCCTCGGCGCCGAGCTCGCGCTGCGCGTCTGCCCGCGGCTGGGGCTGAGCGATGCGGAGACCGAGACCGTCTCGTGGCTCGTGCGCTATCACCTGCTCATGTCGGCGACCGCGTTCAAACGCGACCTCGCCGACTTCAAGACGATCCTCGACTTCGCGCAGGTCGTCCAAAGCCCCGAGCGCCTGCGCCTGCTGCTCGTGCTCACCGTCGTCGACATCCGCGCCGTCGGCCCCGGCGTGTGGAACAGCTGGAAACGGCAATTGCTCACCGAGCTGTTCGACGCCGCCGAGGAAGTGCTGCGCCTCGGTCACAAGCAAAAGGGCCGCGAACAACGCATCGCGAGCAAGAAAGAGGCTGTCGCCGCGCAATTCGGCTTCGATCAAAAGACCTTCGACAAGGTCGCAAAGCGCCTGCCCGAAAGCTATTGGATCGCCGAGCCGGTTGAGGTCATCGCCGCCAATCTCGTCCATATCCGCCAGGCGGGCGACGCGCCGCTGCACATCGCCGCAGTCCCCGACGACGATCGCGGCGCGACGCTGGTGATGGTGCTCGCCGCCGACCATCCGGGGCTTTTCTATCGTATCGCCGGGGGCATCCATCTCGCCGGCGGCAATATCATCGACGCGCGTATCCACACGACGCGCGACGGCCTCGCGCTCGATAATTTCCTCGTGCAGGATCCGATCGGCCGCCCCTTTGCCGAAACGGGGCAGATCGCCCGGCTGATCCGCGCGATCGAGGACGCGCTCGCCAACCGCCACAAATTGCTCCCCAAACTCGAAGCCCGCGCGCTCCCGCGCACAAGAGCCGAGGCGTTCCGCGTCGCCCCCAATGTCTTTGTCGACAACAAGGCATCGAACCGCTTCACCGTGATCGAAGTCAACGCGCAGGACCGCCCCGCACTGCTCAACCAGCTCGCCTACGCACTCTTCCAGTCCAAGGTCACCGTCCACAGCGCCCACGTCGCCACCTATGGCGAGCGCGCCGTCGACACCTTCTATGTCACCGACCTGATCGGCGACAAGATCGACAGCGCCGCGCGGGTGAAGTCGCTGGAAAAACGCCTGCTGGAGGCGGCAACGAGCGCGAGCGAGGAAGCAGTGGCGGCTTAG